A stretch of Cucumis sativus cultivar 9930 chromosome 2, Cucumber_9930_V3, whole genome shotgun sequence DNA encodes these proteins:
- the LOC105434682 gene encoding coilin-like isoform X2, which produces MDDDTVPVVVKPGHIRFEPVGKVVTDQAGQEKQNHFLKETLHWNGITNKKKGQKWGKEKSPSWKRNNSNDCSSEPLQLLSETEQPKTPVPVVGSIHFDELPPYTGLPQVEIVIRGPDHCLQTTV; this is translated from the exons ATGGATGATGACACTGTTCCTGTGGTAGTTAAGCCAGGTCACATTCGATTTGAGCCAGTTGGAAAAG TTGTGACGGATCAGGCTGGGCAGGAAAAGCAAAACCATTTCCTTAAG GAAACATTGCATTGGAATGGCATCACCAACAAGAAGAAGGGCCAAAAATGGGGCAAAGAGAAAAGTCCATCTTGGAAGAGGAACAATTCTAACGATTGTAGCAGCGAACCTCTTCAATTACTTTCTGAAACTGAGCAACCTAAAACTCCGGTTCCTGTAGTTGGTTCAATACATTTTGATGAACTTCCACCGTACACTGGCTTGCCTCAG GTAGAGATCGTGATTCGAGGACCTGACCATTGTCTGCAGACTACTGTATGA
- the LOC116402198 gene encoding late embryogenesis abundant protein M17-like isoform X2 codes for MNSKAVVFACLLLLVSAVVAIAAEGNQEQRQNAKGANDKTGVEESKLHCYHGCCRYYGHECAKCCRNLAEAQAAAAGANNAATEESEMEVRPQGWGGHGGWGGHGGWGGHRGGWGGHRGGGGGGGGWGRGGGGK; via the exons ATGAACTCCAAGGCTGTTGTGTTTGCGTGTCTGTTGTTGTTAGTCTCAGCTGTCGTTGCTATTGCTGCTGAAGGAAATCAAGAGCAACGTCAGAATGCTAAAG GTGCAAATGATAAAACTGGAGTAGAAGAGTCAAAGCTACACTGCTACCATGGATGTTGCAGATATTATGGGCATGAATGCGCAAAATGCTGCAGAAATCTTGCAGAAGCACAGGCTGCTGCCGCGGGTGCTAATAATGCTGCGACAGAAGAGAGTGAAATGGAAGTAAGGCCACAGGGATGGGGAGGTCACGGTGGATGGGGAGGTCACGGCGGTTGGGGCGGACACAGAGGTGGATGGGGCGGACATAGAGGTGggggtggaggtggaggtggatGGGGTAGAGGTGGAGGTGGGAAGTGA
- the LOC105434764 gene encoding acanthoscurrin-1, with product MKSKGFLFGCLLLVSALAVSWAVESRTQPIQHDQQVAHDVEEAKHRSGSGGGGSYGGGGGGSSGGGSGGGGSGGGGYGGGGHGGGGQGGGHGGGSGGGGQGGGHGGGGSGGGGQGGGHGGGGSGGGGQGGGHGGGGSGGGGQGGGGSGGGGQGGGHGGGGSGGGGQGGGHGGGGQGGGGGYGGGGGGYKKPSKD from the exons ATGAAGTCTAAAGGCTTTCTTTTTGGGTGTCTTCTTCTTGTATCTGCTCTGGCCGTTTCATGGGCTGTAGAATCCCGCACACAGCCTATCCAACACGACCAACAAG TGGCCCATGACGTAGAAGAGGCTAAACATAGAAGTGGCAGCGGGGGCGGCGGCAGTTACGGAGGAGGCGGCGGAGGATCTAGCGGTGGTGGGTCTGGAGGAGGTGGGTCAGGCGGCGGTGGCTATGGTGGCGGTGGCCATGGCGGAGGCGGTCAAGGAGGAGGTCATGGTGGAGGATCTGGCGGAGGCGGTCAAGGAGGAGGTCATGGTGGTGGAGGATCTGGCGGAGGCGGTCAAGGAGGAGGTCATGGCGGTGGAGGATCTGGCGGAGGCGGTCAAGGAGGAGGTCATGGTGGTGGAGGATCTGGCGGAGGCGGTCAGGGCGGTGGAGGGTCTGGTGGAGGCGGTCAGGGAGGAGGTCACGGGGGTGGAGGGTCTGGTGGAGGTGGTCAAGGAGGCGGACATGGGGGAGGTGGACAAGGAGGAGGGGGGGGATATggcggaggaggaggagggtACAAGAAGCCAAGCAAGGATTGA
- the LOC116402198 gene encoding glycine-rich cell wall structural protein-like isoform X1: MNSKAVVFACLLLLVSAVVAIAAEGNQEQRQNAKDTGANDKTGVEESKLHCYHGCCRYYGHECAKCCRNLAEAQAAAAGANNAATEESEMEVRPQGWGGHGGWGGHGGWGGHRGGWGGHRGGGGGGGGWGRGGGGK; this comes from the exons ATGAACTCCAAGGCTGTTGTGTTTGCGTGTCTGTTGTTGTTAGTCTCAGCTGTCGTTGCTATTGCTGCTGAAGGAAATCAAGAGCAACGTCAGAATGCTAAAG ACACAGGTGCAAATGATAAAACTGGAGTAGAAGAGTCAAAGCTACACTGCTACCATGGATGTTGCAGATATTATGGGCATGAATGCGCAAAATGCTGCAGAAATCTTGCAGAAGCACAGGCTGCTGCCGCGGGTGCTAATAATGCTGCGACAGAAGAGAGTGAAATGGAAGTAAGGCCACAGGGATGGGGAGGTCACGGTGGATGGGGAGGTCACGGCGGTTGGGGCGGACACAGAGGTGGATGGGGCGGACATAGAGGTGggggtggaggtggaggtggatGGGGTAGAGGTGGAGGTGGGAAGTGA
- the LOC105434765 gene encoding acanthoscurrin-2: MKSKGFVFVCLLLVSALVVSWAIESHTESTQDEQQVNLAHDLEEPKYTHGGGGSYGGGGGGSSGGGSSGGGYGGGGSHGGGGSGGGGQGSGGSGGGGQGGSGGGGSGGGGSYGGGGKGGGGGKGGGGGGSGSSGGGKGGGGSGSGGGGKGGGGSGSSGGGKGGGGSGSGGGGKGGGGGGKGGGGGGYGGGGGKGGGGGGYGGGGGKGGGGGKGGGGGGGGGYEDREYKKGGDGSEGGWKGNGGGK; the protein is encoded by the exons ATGAAGTCCAAAGGTTTTGTATTTGTGTGTCTTCTTCTTGTGTCTGCTTTGGTTGTTTCGTGGGCTATAGAATCCCACACTGAGTCAACCCAGGATGAGCAACAAG TGAATCTAGCCCATGACTTAGAAGAGCCTAAATATACACATGGCGGCGGTGGCAGTTATGGAGGAGGCGGCGGAGGGTCTAGTGGAGGAGGATCTAGCGGTGGCGGTTATGGAGGCGGTGGTAGCCATGGTGGAGGTGGGTCTGGTGGTGGCGGTCAAGGCAGTGGAGGATCTGGCGGAGGCGGTCAAGGAGGCAGCGGTGGTGGAGGTTCCGGCGGCGGAGGCAGTTATGGAGGAGGTGGGaaaggaggaggaggtggGAAAGGCGGAGGAGGAGGGGGTAGTGGATCGAGCGGTGGTGGTAAAGGGGGCGGAGGAAGTGGGTCCGGAGGAGGGGGGAAAGGTGGAGGAGGTAGTGGATCGAGCGGTGGTGGTAAAGGGGGCGGAGGAAGTGGGTCCGGAGGAGGTGGGAAAGGCGGTGGAGGAGGAGGGAAAGGGGGCGGAGGCGGTGGATATGGGGGAGGAGGAGGGAAAGGGGGCGGAGGCGGTGGAtatggaggaggaggagggaaAGGGGGCGGAGGCGGTAAAggcggaggaggaggaggagggggAGGGTATGAAGATAGGGAGTATAAAAAGGGAGGAGACGGAAGCGAAGGTGGATGGAAAGGCAACGGTGGTGGAAAGTGA
- the LOC105434682 gene encoding coilin-like isoform X1 yields the protein MDDDTVPVVVKPGHIRFEPVGKVVTDQAGQEKQNHFLKETLHWNGITNKKKGQKWGKEKSPSWKRNNSNDCSSEPLQLLSETEQPKTPVPVVGSIHFDELPPYTGLPQVWFAQIASICFLKCLVGHARFAKWNNQVTLAVLIKLHFSFPKSQLILYGPIS from the exons ATGGATGATGACACTGTTCCTGTGGTAGTTAAGCCAGGTCACATTCGATTTGAGCCAGTTGGAAAAG TTGTGACGGATCAGGCTGGGCAGGAAAAGCAAAACCATTTCCTTAAG GAAACATTGCATTGGAATGGCATCACCAACAAGAAGAAGGGCCAAAAATGGGGCAAAGAGAAAAGTCCATCTTGGAAGAGGAACAATTCTAACGATTGTAGCAGCGAACCTCTTCAATTACTTTCTGAAACTGAGCAACCTAAAACTCCGGTTCCTGTAGTTGGTTCAATACATTTTGATGAACTTCCACCGTACACTGGCTTGCCTCAGGTTTGGTTTGCACAGATAGCTTCCATTTGCTTTCTTAAGTGTTTAGTTGGGCATGCACGTTTTGCGAAGTGGAATAATCAAGTCACGTTAGCAGTTCTcattaaattacatttttcatttcccAAGTCCCAACTTATTCTTTATGGCCCAATTTCATAA